The genomic window atctacatgatcttgcagactttgagatgtggtctgtgaaatttagtctgttgtcgatggttacccctagatttctgaccgatttggaaggtgttactgtagttgcatccagctgcgcggtgatgttgtgttcaacagcaggattggctggaaagacaaggagttcagtcttggctgggttgagttgcaggtagtgctccttcatccaggccgagatgtccgccaggcaagaagaaattcgagcagtcactgtggtgtcattgggctggaaagacaagtagagttgcatgtcatcagcgtaacagtggtaagagaaaccatgtgcctgaatgatgggtcccactttgttgccatgttttgttttatgattgtgccattctgttataacctacagttgaatatgaatcccataagaaataaaagaaatgtgttttgcctgctcactcatgttttctttaaaaatggtacatatattaccaattctccatgggtatgcaaactttcgagcacaactgtatttaagaGTTATGCATTGAATTAGGGATGACGCGATTATACGGTTAATTTAactaagaatttagaatccacagttaaaaaccgtgaaatgctttatttacacgtggcaaaaatattagatataaatgtataaatatataatataagagTTTTTCGTAAGATTTTGTATGCCTAAAAGGGAAAACTCTTGTGCATATATgtgtactggagctgttgctatggttatggACGGTGGCCgtgtggtgctttaatggccaggtgaCGTGAACTGAAAGTGAGCTTTCAATTCAggtgaaactgaagcttaaatacacaaattccaaaatataaaagaGGAATTCGAtataccagactcatatccatcaaaaaagtttggcagcatttaaatgactgactgaagatgaCTGATGTAAATTATGCAGACAGGAGTCCTAGAATtttgtggtgattttaaagtgatgaattaaagatgccactttttgtaatatttaagtgtgcatttgtgtgtagttactatcagcaaGTAAACTTGAAAAGTTGGGTCTTAAATCgccctcattatttaaagcattgcttctgtacagaTTCacagcattcaacaataaatgtcaattttagtcatgcTCAGACTTTAAAATGCCAGCTGTAAACAATGTTCCCGTTATTATTCATAGTCCAAAGGTTTATTTATAAGGTAttgtggacagtatttagagtctgttgccgattctttatgttggggtgtctgacagacaacggattgctttaataatctgatgcagaagaaaaaacagtTTAATGCCATGAACTACATGTAGCACACCCccaataatcttacatttatgcacttttgaagcactctggttacattagcaatcactgagctcgggatgcgcataagcagtgttgtgccctagattggagcgtctcttattacttatttttattttatttcttttttgtgtgtttatcagttttcttattatagggcttcccttagcatccacataacccccagaaatacgtccacttagacgtttagacaattatgtgattatttttatttttttgcatcagtgctgttgaataagcaaatgtgtaaataattgtaaaaccggttaaccgcggttttttttttcttttcagatgGTAATCTAACCGTCAAACTCACACTGCAGCATCCCTACTTTGAATATACTTTATCTTATTTATCCTTTCCAAAGATATGACACATTGCTGTGTGATCTTTTGATCTTTTTACTGATTCTAAATATGGTTGTTGTGATCGCAAATTTGCGAATGATGAAAATGGAACAGTTCTACTTTGTctgcaaatttaaaagcagtatttgaGAATTGGTCAGATCAACTATAGTCAATGTAAAGATAAGAGTCCAAGCTTTAAAATTACTCCTGTTTtgtgcagatcaagcaagtggttgagTAATACcgtaatatatacactaccggtcagaagTTTGAAACacttaaagtcatcaaaactatggaataacataaatggaactatgggaattaagttgtgactaaacaaaatccaaaataaatcaaaactgtgttatattttagcctcttcaaagtagtcaccctttgcctagaatttgcagaaatgtactcttgacattttctcaaccaacttcttgaggtatcatcctgggatgctttttaaacagtattgaaggagttcccatctatgttgggcacttattggctgcttttctttattatttggtccaagtcatcaatttcaaaaactttttttttataaaattttagttttataatgaaataaattaatatggtggcacaattatttttttgtgtgcaaaactaatttcaaacatttaagcatacgccttcagatcaaaagagaaaagatcatgagaaacatttcagtcaagtgtttcaaaacttttgaccggtagtgtatattttttcACGATCAGCGCCGCCTCTCGGGTACTGCGCCGAGTGTAAGaggtttaagatttttttttttttttcaaagaaaaacgCTGCATGTGTCACCTCTGCTtgcctcgtgtcactattacaggTGACCCAGCagcaacattttttaatttttttgtataatttttttacaacatttcacATAAAACTACTGAAACACACATTACTCCAGTAGACTCTCATTGGGGAAAAAAGCAagcgcttgtcagagaaatggcggaAGGCAAgagttgctaagataggattgaTCAGAAACGCTTTTAGGGCGGAGCTTATCAAAGGGTCAATTATAAAAAATTGAAAGCTACTGCAAATAATGTGGAGAGTGGttgaatttgcattttatttttgcaattacaagAGCACAAAATCCTGGGTGGACTGATATAGCCTCGAAAACTTCCCAAAAGTTCTCAAAAGGTTATTAAAAACGTTCTTATCCATCTTAAAAACTGTATCAATGGGAAAAAGCATAAGTTATAAGTCAGTGCAGTGAGACAGTCACACAACTAGACTGAGGGAACAGCTCTCTCCTGGACAGGACGAGGACACCGCTATCGTGTCTGACACCACAGATGATCTGTGGTTCCTGAATGAGGCGGAGAGTGAGCAGGTGAGCGTGGAGATGAAGGAGGCTGTTTTGGAGCAGGGCAGTGATGCAGAGTCCCCACATGAAGAAGAGGAGACTGGTAAAGACAGTAAAGAGGACAGAAAGgtaactttttctttctttactgTCTGTATTTtttgaagatgataaaattaTAGAAACCAGCTGCatgttaaataattaattttgctCTTGCCAACTCTTAGATGCAAGAAGAACAGGATGAGGACTCTCAGTGTTTGAGTGATGACACTGATACGGAGATCTCCACACAGGTAGAGAAGTGTCGCTCTTGCTGCTCTTTACTAATGGTCAACCATTGTGTGTTTTCAAAATTGTCGATACTGATATCTAAAtgctatatataaaataacatttatttatagcaAATGAGACATACAATTATCAACACCTATCATTAACCTTCCGGTTAATCTGTCTTGCCCcaaggttttcaaactgggagccGTGCCTCCCCAGGGGGGGCGCCAGAGCTTGTAAGGGGAGGTGCAAAAGTTTATGAAAAATTCAAGTAAAATCAAGATAcataaatagaagaaaaaaaaagtcaagataaattaaaattaatagctTAATGGACCATAGTCCAGCTTAATTGCTTTATTGCTCATGCAAGAGCGCATCCATGGACCGGTTGCGCGAGCACTAATCTCTCCGCTCGTATGCGGATTTCCTTCGTTCTCGCACAAAGCTGAACGTTCGCTCATGTATGTGCTGCTCTATGAAATCTCCCATAGTGTGTTTAAGACTTCGAAAACCCCTGGTCTAGCCTCTTTACTCTCtacttaacctcttcaactctggggcatttttgggctgctgcgtGCAATTTTTCACACAAGTTTAAAAGCTCTCTATTTACATATACTGTGACTAATTGCCAAAATTGGTCTGATTTTTTTCAGAAACCcccataaataaaaaaagatgccaaaaaaaaatttaatttgtaagcatgtaattctggttctgttcactccagcTCCAAAAAGTctgattttattccactagatggcagcaaaataatttttcctctataATTTTCTgctttgttctggacatctaagatataatatttgattaattacacaagcaaagtgagaattgtttttttttagaaaacagcctaaggtaaaagcagatataaaattTTTGGCTCTTTCGTGGTTACAGCAGCTGTGATCGGctcataaaagagacgtttgtatttgatgtcttacagatatcatatttcactttgtgattcttttgaaagtcTTTCAacctgtggtattagggcaacaataAACTAATTTTAATAGTTCTACCACATGACCTTTAATTGGTGCTGATTTGCGACgtgaatgttttcaggccttattttgttattttatgtaacacaaATGCAGAAGGTTATCTTTGAAAAGTTCAGATaataagctttcaaacgatacctcataTGCTTGACTTATGTATTCCGAGATGAACATTTTACTGTAAAGAGTTTACTGTAAAAACGCATAGTTGTATCTACATCTGATTAATTCTTATAAAATCTTTGATTTTGCATCCATTTTGTCTGAATGAATGTTGCATCTTATCCAAATGAACACCCTCCTCTTCTGGCAGGATGCATGGCAATGTTCTGAGTGCCGTAAATTCAACACCCCGCTTCAACGGTACTGCATGCGCTGCTGGGCTCTGCGAAAAGACTGGTACAAGGACTGTACCAGACTCTCGGTGCCTGACATCCCTGCTTGCAGTTCACATCCTCAGAGATATGATGATAAGGAGGAGGATGATGGAATCGACATGCCTGATTGCCTCAGGACTGTGTCTGACCCAGTCGTCCTCCCGTCACACCATGTCTCTCGAAACATCCCCCCTTCGTCCTCTTTCTTGTCTAAAGGAAAGGGTCCTTCCCAGCTTCACCAACACTCTCAAGAGAGCTCAGAGGGTGACAGCCAGGACACACTTGACATGGAGATGGAATGCCAACCGGAGGCGATGCTGGAGCCCTGCAAGCTGTGCCGAGTGCGGCCGCGAAATGGCAACATCATCCATGGCCGCACGGCTCACTTGATCACCTGCTTCCCCTGTGCCCGCAAGCTGCACAAATTTCATGCGCCGTGCCCGGGCTGTGGCCAGGTTATACAGAAGGTCATCAAGACTTTCATAGCATGACCGAAATGGGGAACAAATTAAAGGAACGCATgtactacacacacactcacttttttttaaatctccctGTACATGCTGAAGGACTTTTGCTGGgctaaaatgaaaatatactaCACTGCATCTGTAACAATTTATATTGTATAGTACAAAGCAAGTATAAAACAAGTATACATTATGTACAGAATGTAATTTAACCTATATCTGTGTGAAACAGAAACTGACCTCATATTGATGGTTCGCCGTTGTTTTGTTAGTGTAACTTGGCTTACGAAAGTGATCTGTTTCCAACCTCTTAGCCCACATGACATGCTACTGCCTGACAAATGGGAAGGTATGAAGGTAAAAGAAATCATAATAgatgcaaaagaaagtcatggtTTTCATAGATGTGCCTGCATCAACACTATTCAAATCCTAGCCTTTAGTACCTTGTACAGTCCAGACAGGCTGTTATAGCTTGTGTCTAAAAGCCCTTTCAATGTACTTGAGCAATTTTtagtgtaaaagaaaaaaaatataa from Myxocyprinus asiaticus isolate MX2 ecotype Aquarium Trade chromosome 35, UBuf_Myxa_2, whole genome shotgun sequence includes these protein-coding regions:
- the mdm4 gene encoding protein Mdm4 isoform X3, with translation MLKRNLFTLNSPDGAKNLSVGKDSNESPSEDPGQVSRGPNSSGQALSAGSASTSATQSSSQRRPRDPDEDSSDGLPRSACKRPKLDVTLEEWDLSGLPWWFLGNLRSNYTRCSNGSTDLHTNQLSPGQDEDTAIVSDTTDDLWFLNEAESEQVSVEMKEAVLEQGSDAESPHEEEETGKDSKEDRKMQEEQDEDSQCLSDDTDTEISTQDAWQCSECRKFNTPLQRYCMRCWALRKDWYKDCTRLSVPDIPACSSHPQRYDDKEEDDGIDMPDCLRTVSDPVVLPSHHVSRNIPPSSSFLSKGKGPSQLHQHSQESSEGDSQDTLDMEMECQPEAMLEPCKLCRVRPRNGNIIHGRTAHLITCFPCARKLHKFHAPCPGCGQVIQKVIKTFIA
- the mdm4 gene encoding protein Mdm4 isoform X2 is translated as MTSLSSSSQLTESSSTCRALPGEGSQVHPKAPLLQILRVAGAREEVFTLKEVMHYLGQYIMMKQLYDKQRQHIVHCQDDPLGELLEVGSFSVKNPSPVYEMLKRNLFTLNSPDGAKNLSVGKDSNESPSEDPGQVSRGPNSSGQALSAGSASTSATQSSSQRRPRDPDEDSSDGLPRSACKRPKLDVTLEEWDLSGLPWWFLGNLRSNYTRCSNGSTDLHTNQDEDTAIVSDTTDDLWFLNEAESEQVSVEMKEAVLEQGSDAESPHEEEETGKDSKEDRKMQEEQDEDSQCLSDDTDTEISTQDAWQCSECRKFNTPLQRYCMRCWALRKDWYKDCTRLSVPDIPACSSHPQRYDDKEEDDGIDMPDCLRTVSDPVVLPSHHVSRNIPPSSSFLSKGKGPSQLHQHSQESSEGDSQDTLDMEMECQPEAMLEPCKLCRVRPRNGNIIHGRTAHLITCFPCARKLHKFHAPCPGCGQVIQKVIKTFIA
- the mdm4 gene encoding protein Mdm4 isoform X1, with protein sequence MTSLSSSSQLTESSSTCRALPGEGSQVHPKAPLLQILRVAGAREEVFTLKEVMHYLGQYIMMKQLYDKQRQHIVHCQDDPLGELLEVGSFSVKNPSPVYEMLKRNLFTLNSPDGAKNLSVGKDSNESPSEDPGQVSRGPNSSGQALSAGSASTSATQSSSQRRPRDPDEDSSDGLPRSACKRPKLDVTLEEWDLSGLPWWFLGNLRSNYTRCSNGSTDLHTNQLSPGQDEDTAIVSDTTDDLWFLNEAESEQVSVEMKEAVLEQGSDAESPHEEEETGKDSKEDRKMQEEQDEDSQCLSDDTDTEISTQDAWQCSECRKFNTPLQRYCMRCWALRKDWYKDCTRLSVPDIPACSSHPQRYDDKEEDDGIDMPDCLRTVSDPVVLPSHHVSRNIPPSSSFLSKGKGPSQLHQHSQESSEGDSQDTLDMEMECQPEAMLEPCKLCRVRPRNGNIIHGRTAHLITCFPCARKLHKFHAPCPGCGQVIQKVIKTFIA